A single region of the Schizosaccharomyces osmophilus chromosome 3, complete sequence genome encodes:
- the coq3 gene encoding hexaprenyldihydroxybenzoate methyltransferase Coq3 produces MMMMKHSLLRTGSRSLGGGLWRSLSQQRNHTVSNQEIQHFDALAKTWWDWDGESRLLHLMNPTRIDFMSQIVRQKTPFAGKQILDVGCGGGILSESMARLGANVTGIDASKKALEVARDHSEKDPSLCGRLEYIHGPIEQQNFKKQFDIVTCMEVVEHVTDPRGFLESLMDLVKPNGYLMLSTISRTLMARFLTIFLAERVLGIVPNGTHNYEKYIRPEELTEFFREHQWKINDVRGVMYHPLESKWVLAKPGDQCLPPLCNYIASAQKP; encoded by the coding sequence atgatgatgatgaaacaTAGTCTTTTAAGGACAGGAAGCAGAAGCTTAGGAGGTGGTCTTTGGCGATCATTGTCGCAACAGAGGAACCATACAGTGTCAAATCAAGAAATCCAACATTTCGACGCATTGGCGAAGACTTGGTGGGATTGGGATGGTGAGAGTCGACTTTTGCATTTAATGAATCCTACCCGAATCGACTTTATGTCTCAAATCGTACGTCAGAAAACCCCATTTGCTGGTAAACAAATTCTTGATGTTGGATGTGGAGGAGGGATTCTTAGCGAAAGTATGGCTCGTTTGGGTGCCAATGTTACAGGTATAGATGCTTCGAAAAAAGCTTTGGAAGTAGCAAGAGATCACTCTGAAAAGGATCCAAGCCTTTGCGGTCGTCTTGAGTACATCCATGGACCTATTGAACAGCAAAATTTTAAGAAACAGTTTGATATTGTCACTTGCATGGAAGTTGTAGAACACGTTACGGATCCTCGGGGTTTTTTAGAATCGTTAATGGATCTGGTCAAGCCCAATGGCTATTTAATGCTATCCACGATTTCGCGGACCCTCATGGCTCGTTTTCTAACAATCTTTTTAGCTGAGAGGGTACTTGGAATCGTTCCCAATGGAACCCATAATTATGAAAAGTATATTCGCCCAGAAGAGCTCACCGAATTCTTCCGTGAACATCAATGGAAAATAAACGATGTTCGAGGGGTCATGTACCATCCTCTTGAATCTAAATGGGTCCTTGCAAAGCCAGGTGATCAATGTTTGCCTCCTTTATGCAATTACATTGCGTCTGCGCAGAAACCATAA
- the vps60 gene encoding vacuolar sorting protein Vps60, with the protein MHRLFGKKQTAGTAPSLTDAIDSLDKRSDSLEVKISKLDSQLSVFQQKISNTRPGPGQTTLKQRAMNILRQKKMYEAQLQQLQQQSFNMEQAAMTTESMKNTMTTVQTMQDTARQMKSQSKSLSIEKIERLQDQIQDYMDTAGEFNDILGQNTANVDVNEEELDAELEALQQEASFGGDQLAQEQPSYLQPSNELPNFVDEEQLEAANTAQ; encoded by the exons ATGCACAGATTGTTTGGAAAAAAGCAGACCGCGGGGACAGCCCCTTCATTAACAGATGCGATTGATTCG TTGGATAAACGAAGTGATTCACTTGAAGTGAAGATTTCAAAGTTAGACTCTCAACTATCTGTATTCCAACAGAAAATATCAAACACACGGCCTGGTCCAGGTCAGACTACTCTAAAGCAACGGGCTATGAACATCTTAcgacaaaagaaaat GTATGAGGCTCAATTGCAGCAATTGCAACAACAATCTTTCAATATGGAACAAGCAGCCATGACTACGGAGTCCATGAAGAATACCATGACCACTGTCCAGACGATGCAGGATACTGCACGACAGATGAAATCGCAAAGCAAGAGCCTTtctatagaaaaaattgaaagattaCAGGATCAAATTCAAGATTACATGGACACGGCAGGAGAATTTAATGACATTCTTGGGCAAAATACGGCAAACGTGGATgttaatgaagaagaactgGATGCCGAGTTAGAAGCTCTACAACAAGAAGCCTCATTTGGAGGAGACCAATTAGCCCAAGAGCAGCCTAGCTATTTGCAGCCGTCAAACGAGCTTCCGAATTTCGTTGACGAAGAACAACTGGAAGCTGCAAATACTGCTCAGTGA
- the ent1 gene encoding epsin, translating to MKAAVRSVKNFSKGYTDTQVKVRNATTNDAWGPSGSAMAEIAALTFDQNEMLEVVDIIDRRLNDKGKNWRHVFKSLSLLEYCLHSGSENVVRWAKDNIYIITTLREFVFVDEHGHDQGQNVRSKAKEISALLSDDENLREARRNHDGMQSRLRDGSLSPPYEESHYSRTPNRRDDDDDDDEGRSRSRYRSRSRRPSGRSRSRRSRRLSPTSDQDDDSELRRVIEESKRQADEDARRRSMNSNSEADLQKAIQLSKEEEETRLRHQREREQQLPSSAPAFQPVDFFGNPVQPQPTGLLQQQPTGFIRPQTTGFVQPQPTGFVYPQNTGYVQPQHTGGYPQHTGMMRPQHTGFMQPQHTGYIQPQHTGFSQPVDSNNPFPLMHPSRTGFAQSHPVQLMPPNHTGYVQPQNTGFRPQNTGLNMNNPYSRPLQSQSTGFMKPQLTQPQPQPQPQLETTKTGSNNPFAQFAKLPSQPAAAPANVKPIRQVRTGDDKHANIAQAIASGNPTGVDSFGNIGLARLPSQHTGSRFTNSAGQTIQSQATGNTLNPFHTQPTGVQQPMYSYPQNMNGSSQQSMQQQSMQPQVGSLIDL from the exons ATGAAAGCCGCTGTTAGATCCGT GAAAAACTTTTCGAAAGGCTATACAGACACCCAGGTCAAAGTTCGAAATGCCACCACAAATGATGCGTGGGGACCGAGTGGCAGCGCTATGGCAGAAATTGCTGCTTTGACTTTTGaccaaaatgaaatgcTAGAAGTAGTAGACATCATCGACCGTCGATTGAAtgataaaggaaaaaactGGAGACATGTCTTTAAATCCTTGTCGCTGTTGGAATACTGTCTTCACAGTGGATCCGAAAATGTCGTCCGATGGGCTAAGGacaatatttatattattaCAACCTTGCGTGAATTTGTCTTTGTCGATGAGCATGGACACGATCAAGGTCAAAATGTCCGTAGTAAGGCAAAGGAGATTAGCGCACTTTTATCCGACGACGAGAATCTACGTGAAGCGCGTAGAAACCATGATGGTATGCAATCTCGTCTCCGCGATGGCAGCTTAAGTCCACCTTACGAAGAATCTCATTATTCACGCACTCCCAATCGTCGTGATGATGACGATGATGACGATGAAGGACGTTCACGTTCCAGGTATCGCAGTAGATCGCGTCGTCCTTCTGGTCGCTCTCGCTCCCGCCGTAGTCGTCGACTGTCTCCCACTAGCGACCAAGATGACGATTCTGAGCTCCGCCGCGTAATCGAAGAATCTAAGCGACAGGCAGATGAAGATGCTCGCAGACGCTCAATGAATAGTAACTCTGAAGCTGACCTTCAAAAGGCAATTCagctttcaaaagaagaagaagaaactaGGCTACGACACCAGCGCGAACGCGAGCAGCAGTTGCCTTCCTCAGCTCCTGCTTTTCAACctgttgatttttttggtaacCCTGTTCAACCTCAGCCAACTGGCCTTTTGCAACAGCAACCAACTGGCTTTATACGTCCACAAACCACTGGTTTTGTTCAGCCGCAACCTACTGGGTTTGTGTATCCGCAAAATACTGGGTATGTTCAGCCTCAGCACACTGGGGGTTACCCTCAACATACTGGTATGATGCGTCCTCAGCATACAGGTTTCATGCAGCCGCAACATACTGGATATATTCAACCACAACACACCGGGTTTTCTCAGCCAGTTGACTCCAATAACCCCTTTCCGTTGATGCACCCCAGTCGCACAGGTTTCGCTCAATCTCATCCCGTTCAACTTATGCCTCCTAATCACACCGGCTATGTTCAACCTCAGAACACAGGATTTCGTCCACAGAACACGGGATTGAATATGAATAATCCCTACTCTCGTCCTTTGCAATCTCAAAGTACGGGCTTCATGAAACCGCAACTTACACAGCCTCAACCGCAACCACAACCTCAGTTGGAAACCACGAAAACTGGTTCCAACAATCCATTTGCCCAATTTGCTAAATTGCCTTCCCAACCAGCTGCTGCTCCTGCGAATGTTAAGCCAATAAGACAGGTGCGAACTGGAGATGACAAACATGCCAATATTGCTCAAGCCATCGCATCTGGTAACCCTACCGGTGTTGATAGCTTTGGTAATATTGGTCTTGCTCGATTACCTTCGCAGCATACTGGTTCAAGATTCACCAACAGTGCTGGCCAAACAATTCAGTCGCAAGCTACCGGAAATACACTCAATCCTTTCCATACTCAACCTACTGGGGTTCAGCAGCCGATGTACTCATATCCACAAAATATGAATGGAAGCTCGCAACAGAGTATGCAGCAACAATCTATGCAGCCCCAAGTCGGCTCGCTCATTGATTTATAA
- the nup211 gene encoding nucleoporin nup211 — protein sequence MHDSSWDTADIHGVSQFLDVSQATINSLLHQDLFSSIFSSLIKRYKEYGNLKNNELIAEVNFEQQSRILEKRLLESEKQLDASKFDNENLQKSFLLSEENSKKNYDLYQIAQKNAEAFKTERDEAKYDFERIYKDSSRLRESLVQNSKDLQEKNTVIDGYKNQLLMYNRKVLEVDHLQQQVQSTKSSYDFELQKLSKKNSILDNNNTWLNQVIEDLNAKLLKLHQSTSMEKSQLNSQLTDANLNSDLLQSKVDSLTKHCAEIQLKHEACLNELSELKKQHENVLFSFQKDLESQKQLTDLWTDKYKTLQNHSEHLQNANSELDTLLRDAQRSLEDQNSIFEKNLSSNQSNVEFLKKEIASLESQLILANERLANSEDPDFSFSLKSKEQSLSVSDLYTERLYFKQKYEHCKQQVDRLQRNLNETMSEVNMQHPLIKEQFERFNKKQKEIAAMSQQYQKSLTDFKKTQSDFKTLEIQYKDKSMENNHFEQQIRDLTHQVQILLHEIDLRDSGTMFTSQERQVFRSLVEGSSNAAESDTNQLISDRLVAFKNIAELQQQNQKLLSVIRDLAQELEKRESISDVSNVQNDTLLNANRTIDELTHQLEFMNEQLNGCIKERDFFRTLTQENDLLKFNDDSLDLNKAIKLKEKLGNQRSSIQLDLLTDELESFKYVANEKEKKLLEKLKSLEAANFDLQNLNSTIKVDLAKAIEKCNHCDLKLKTNEEENSVLHEKYKFLQEQYHNSLQEYQAISGQLSVYTKQVEIYRYDLENLHNEKNLWNSVESKISFECSQLNASLLSVQQENNQLKAQLQFREQDHDGIVNLLNNRLAECSVDLRNANAKISEYTDDIKNITLQNSYNIKDYQMQLNTMGIKVSELKQELTSQVTRCTSLVSENRELKDNLRLTQERYMNLQTSFLSSKSSGDPVTSDTDNLKKDLETAKSELQHLGDEYQKLQQKCLASEKTLELMNETHDQFKHIMELELKEKEDKIKNLYAEVCQLKQDVNVTRQDKDLKSRELMTQIESLTREKDELMNYKEENQLIRDESEKIVSTLKNDLEKQIQLAREAHSNFETEIINHGSTTQKLFDMRSEFEEVKANYLELKSKSEEWTSTHANSEGNWKKQKDNLEFELASLKEQLDGLESQNRILHSQFDSVSHQVEFLQNNSSEDTALISKMDPTGGGELRELVNYLRHEKEITANKHELASLDNKRLSQQVKSLQGTIDSLSFEIARLRGSADTDDSQKREFLSGSDELRLLYESNEVLRKENESKRTKINATESKLIDVESKFESLNVEINDLKIEVDAKNESIKLLHEDNERWKTRFQSVLTRYERMDPSQYEELKTKFDHLHAEKQELESAFQKLKEEDEKLKGDSEQISALKMEIEQLNAKNVKLASAWNERYESLINSSKARFSQLRQEITTRDKELGSQKDENKNLSKELEILRAETKTNSVESKETVSKNEFQQLEQLKDSLEKELSAAKESLESLSKQKESELSSNASHSQELEKQLEQKIQENEKFSQQMNTLSQELASVKDAQLQQIPSDHPEAIDFQRKLETLKSDFNKEKDASLEDMRSKLLEEKSKERESLQKELNKSQTTMQKLESDLQSLKSTSNDKSEPELEVLVKERLEKALQEKDETFKNRLNRAVAETEIRNKAKLSIYEKKTRDLQSKVAELEGTISRLDEQIKTQKTAESSSKPNVVKGKESSQTSNQGDQPAKSLSSRLQATGNKQKPNVAKPAVARPVPMKPEGGKLSITGASKRIATGKNAGQAKRQRDDSNKKDISK from the coding sequence ATGCACGATTCTTCCTGGGATACAGCAGATATCCACGGAGTTTCACAGTTTCTTGATGTATCGCAAGCTACCATCAATAGTTTACTACATCAGGACTTATTTTCGTCCATCTTTTCGTCTTTAATAAAACGGTATAAAGAATATGggaatttaaaaaacaacgAATTAATTGCGGAAGTAAACTTTGAGCAACAGTCTcgaattttggaaaagagaTTACTCGAGTCTGAGAAACAACTGGACGCGTCTAAATTTGACAACGAGAATCTTCAAAAgtcatttcttttatctGAAGAGAATTCTAAAAAGAACTATGATTTATATCAAATTGCACAGAAAAACGCGGAGGCATTCAAGACAGAACGCGATGAAGCGAAATATGATTTCGAACGTATATACAAAGATAGTTCACGGCTTCGAGAATCACTTGTTCAGAATTCGAAAgatttacaagaaaaaaatacagTCATTGATGGCTATAAAAATCAACTCTTAATGTACAATCGGAAAGTCTTAGAAGTCGATCATTTACAACAGCAGGTacaatcaacaaaatcttCTTACGATTTCGAACTTCAAAAGttgtcaaaaaagaactcGATACTGGACAACAACAATACGTGGCTCAATCAAGTCATTGAAGATCTGAATGCCAAGTTATTGAAGCTCCATCAATCTACTTCGATGGAAAAATCACAGCTTAATTCACAATTGACGGATGCGAACTTAAATAGTGATCTTTTGCAAAGCAAAGTGGATTCGTTAACTAAGCATTGTGCTGAAATTCAACTGAAGCACGAAGCATGTCTTAATGAACTCTCTGAGCTGAAGAAACAACATGAaaatgttcttttttcgtttcagAAAGACTTAGAATCACAAAAGCAACTTACCGATCTATGGACCGATAAGTATAAGACGCTTCAAAATCATTCTGAGCATCTTCAAAATGCTAATTCTGAATTGGATACATTACTTAGAGATGCTCAACGGTCTCTTGAGGACCAAAattctatttttgaaaaaaatttatcaTCTAATCAGTCTAATGTggagtttttgaaaaaggaaatagcAAGCCTGGAATCGCAGCTTATTTTAGCAAACGAAAGGCTTGCTAACTCTGAAGATCCcgatttctctttttctttaaaatctaAAGAACAGTCATTATCTGTATCCGACTTGTATACAGAAAGGTTGTACTTTAAGCAAAAATACGAGCATTGCAAACAGCAAGTAGATCGTTTACAGCGAAACCTGAACGAAACAATGAGTGAAGTAAATATGCAGCACCCTCTTATTAAAGAACAATTCGAAcgttttaataaaaaacaaaaggagaTTGCGGCAATGAGCCAGCAATACCAAAAGTCTTTAAcagatttcaaaaaaacgCAGTCAGATTTCAAGACTCTCGAAATACAATACAAGGATAAGTCCATGGAAAACAACCATTTTGAGCAACAAATTCGTGATTTAACTCACCAAGTCCAAATCTTGCTTCACGAAATAGACCTTCGCGATTCCGGGACGATGTTTACAAGCCAAGAGCGTCAAGTATTTCGAAGTCTGGTAGAGGGATCTTCGAATGCTGCTGAAAGCGATACTAATCAGCTCATATCTGATCGCCTTGttgcttttaaaaatatagCTGAATTGCAAcaacaaaaccaaaagttgCTTTCAGTTATTCGTGACCTCGCCCAAGAATTGGAGAAACGCGAAAGCATTTCTGATGTTTCAAACGTTCAAAATGATACTCTGTTGAATGCTAATCGTACGATTGACGAACTTACTCACCAACTGGAGTTTATGAACGAGCAACTTAATGGTTGTATAAAGGAACGTGACTTTTTCCGAACATTAACTCAAGAAAATGACcttttaaaatttaatGATGATTCCTTGGATTTGAATAAAGCGATTAAATTGAAGGAGAAACTAGGCAACCAACGGTCTTCCATACAGCTTGACTTATTAACGGACGAATTAGAAAGCTTCAAATACGttgcaaatgaaaaagagaagaaacTATTGGAGAAACTCAAATCTTTGGAAGCCGCTAATTTTGACTTGCAAAATCTTAATTCAACCATAAAGGTTGATTTGGCTAAGGCCATTGAAAAGTGCAATCATTGTGATcttaaattgaaaacaaacgaagAAGAGAACAGTGTACTACACGAAAAGTATAAATTTTTGCAAGAACAATACCATAATAGTTTACAAGAATATCAAGCTATATCTGGTCAGTTAAGCGTGTATACAAAGCAAGTGGAAATTTATCGGTATGATCTAGAAAATTTGCACAATGAGAAGAATCTTTGGAACAGTGTCGAATCGAAAATAAGCTTCGAATGCTCGCAACTTAACGCTTCCCTGTTATCTGTTCAGCAAGAAAACAACCAATTAAAAGCACAGTTACAATTTCGCGAGCAAGACCATGATGGGATCGTTAATTTATTGAATAATCGTCTCGCTGAGTGTTCTGTGGATTTAAGAAATGCAAATGCTAAGATTTCCGAATACACTGATGACATTAAGAATATTACTCTGCAGAATTCTTACAATATAAAAGACTACCAGATGCAATTGAATACCATGGGAATCAAAGTTTCCGAGCTAAAGCAAGAGCTCACATCTCAGGTTACTCGCTGCACAAGTCTTGTTAGCGAAAATCGGGAACTCAAGGATAACTTGAGATTGACTCAAGAAAGATACATGAATTTACAAACGAGTTTTCTATCTTCGAAATCATCCGGAGATCCAGTTACGTCTGATACAGATAAtcttaaaaaagatttagAGACAGCTAAAAGCGAACTTCAACACCTCGGTGATGAATATCAAAAGCTTCAGCAAAAGTGTTTAGCATCTGAAAAAACGTTGGAATTGATGAATGAAACTCATGATCAATTCAAGCATATCATGGAGTTAGAgttaaaagagaaagaagacaaGATTAAAAACCTTTACGCGGAAGTTTGTCAGTTGAAGCAAGATGTTAACGTGACCCGACAAGACAAAGATCTAAAAAGTCGTGAGTTAATGACCCAAATTGAGAGTTTAACCAGggaaaaagatgaattgaTGAATTATAAGGAGGAAAATCAGCTTATTCGTGATGAGTCCGAGAAAATAGTAAGTACTCTGAAAAATGACTTGGAGAAACAGATACAATTAGCCAGAGAAGCtcattcaaattttgaGACCGAAATTATAAACCATGGTTCTACTactcaaaaactttttgacATGCGCagtgaatttgaagaagtcAAAGCGAACTATCTCGAGTTAAAGTCTAAATCTGAGGAATGGACGAGTACGCATGCAAACTCAGAAGGtaattggaaaaaacaaaaggataaTTTGGAATTCGAATTAGCCTCATTAAAAGAACAGCTGGATGGTTTGGAATCCCAAAATAGAATACTTCATTCTCAATTTGATTCTGTCAGTCATCAAGTggaatttttacaaaacaaTTCTTCCGAAGATACAGCGCTTATATCCAAAATGGATCCTACTGGAGGCGGCGAGCTACGTGAGCTCGTCAATTATCTTCGTcacgaaaaagaaatcactGCCAATAAACACGAGTTAGCTTCGCTGGATAATAAACGATTAAGTCAGCAGGTAAAAAGTCTTCAAGGGACCATCGATTCTTTGAGCTTCGAGATTGCCAGGCTGAGGGGATCCGCGGATACCGACGACTCTCAAAAACGAGAGTTTCTAAGTGGGTCTGACGAACTTCGTCTGTTATATGAGAGCAATGAAGTCCTTCGCAAAGAGAATGAATCAAAACGCACAAAGATCAATGCTACAGAATCCAAGCTTATTGACGTTGAGAGCAAATTTGAGTCATTAAATGTTGAAATTAACGATCTCAAAATCGAGGTAGATGCCAAGAATGAGAGCATAAAACTACTCCATGAAGATAACGAAAGATGGAAAACACGGTTTCAATCTGTTTTGACTAGATATGAAAGAATGGATCCATCTCAATATGAAGAACTCAAGACCAAGTTTGACCATCTTCATgctgaaaagcaagagCTAGAATCTGCGTTTCAAAAGCTGAAGGAAGAGGATGAGAAGCTCAAAGGAGATTCGGAGCAAATATCGGctttgaaaatggaaattGAACAACTAAATGCAAAGAATGTCAAGTTGGCTAGTGCTTGGAACGAACGTTATGAAAGTCTTATCAATTCAAGCAAAGCTAGGTTCTCTCAATTAAGACAGGAGATTACAACAAGGGATAAGGAATTAGGTTCCCAAAAAGATGAGAATAAAAACCTTTCGAAAGAACTCGAAATTCTCCGTGCAGAAACGAAGACAAATTCTGTCGAATCGAAAGAAACAGTTtctaaaaatgaatttcaaCAATTGGAGCAGCTAAAAGACTCATTGGAGAAAGAACTTTCTGCTGCTAAGGAAAGCTTAGAATCTTtgagtaaacaaaaagaaagtgagTTGTCTTCTAATGCAAGCCACTCTCAGGAATTAGAAAAGCAACTGGAACAGAAGATACAGGAGAACGAAAAGTTTTCTCAACAAATGAATACACTTTCGCAAGAACTAGCTTCTGTCAAAGACGCACAACTTCAGCAAATACCATCAGATCATCCTGAAGCTATTGATTTCCAGCGAAAATTAGAGACGCTGAAGAGTGACttcaataaagaaaaggatgcATCCTTGGAAGATATGCGCTCAAAacttttagaagaaaaatctaAAGAACGTGAAAGTCTTCAAAAGGAGCTGAACAAGAGTCAGACAACAATGCAAAAACTCGAATCTGATTTGCAATCCCTGAAGAGCACATCAAATGATAAATCTGAGCCAGAACTTGAAGTCCTAGTAAAGGAAAGATTAGAAAAGGcattacaagaaaaagatgagaCTTTCAAAAATCGACTCAACAGAGCTGTCGCTGAGACAGAAATTCGTAACAAGGCGAAGTTATCAATTTACGAGAAAAAAACTAGAGACCTACAATCAAAGGTTGCAGAACTTGAAGGGACAATTAGCCGCCTGGACGAACAGATAAAAACACAAAAGACTGCAGAAAGCTCTTCGAAGCCTAATGTTGTGAAAGGCAAAGAGTCTTCTCAGACATCTAATCAAGGTGATCAGCCTGCTAAATCTCTAAGTTCTAGATTACAAGCAACCGGCAATAAGCAGAAGCCAAATGTTGCTAAACCCGCTGTAGCTCGACCTGTACCAATGAAGCCAGAAGGTGGAAAATTATCTATCACAGGTGCTTCCAAACGAATAGCAACCGGCAAAAATGCAGGTCAGGCCAAACGCCAACGTGATGATTCTAACAAGAAGGatatttcaaaatga